In Verrucomicrobiia bacterium, a genomic segment contains:
- a CDS encoding DUF1552 domain-containing protein, protein MKNDNNQFSRRFFLRGMGVALGLPWLESFNVWGAEAGKPASISGATTAPRRSATIFMGNGVNPHHWGAKNGPNGMEFLQTLSPLEPVKDKVLVFKGLWNPTTAMGPGGHYPKMNILSGLKVKQTTTDVEVGITMDQIIARSVGRATPVQNLVLGTEGPSYSTDSGYTSIYSAYVSWSSPTTPAPKEIYPQQAFDQLFDDGSQRRRDKSVLDLVMNDANSLRTKLSRRDTNKLDEYLTSVRELEQRIERAEEFSKKENNGQGWQPSVKAPTFARPNAGIPARADEHLKLMLDILVLAFQMDRTRVATLMLNNDLSQMNLSFLGGIKGGLHELSHHSNDAERLAMYQKANQYHIQLWSEALQKMQQTNEGERTLLDNSMVMFCSSLFDGNAHDSNQLPIVMAGGGGGTIRGGRLLDFTGQENRKLCRLHMAVMDRMGVNMDRFGDAETALTDLG, encoded by the coding sequence ATGAAGAACGATAACAACCAATTTTCACGACGCTTCTTTTTGCGCGGCATGGGCGTGGCGCTCGGTCTGCCATGGTTGGAATCGTTCAACGTGTGGGGCGCTGAGGCGGGCAAGCCGGCGTCCATATCTGGAGCAACGACGGCTCCGCGGCGTAGCGCTACGATCTTCATGGGCAATGGTGTGAATCCGCATCATTGGGGCGCGAAGAATGGCCCGAACGGGATGGAATTCCTGCAGACTTTGAGCCCTTTGGAACCGGTGAAGGACAAGGTGCTGGTGTTCAAGGGGCTTTGGAATCCGACGACGGCGATGGGGCCGGGCGGGCATTATCCGAAGATGAACATTCTCTCCGGGTTGAAGGTGAAGCAGACGACGACGGATGTGGAGGTGGGCATCACGATGGACCAGATCATCGCGCGCTCGGTCGGACGTGCCACGCCGGTGCAGAATCTTGTCTTGGGGACAGAAGGGCCGAGTTACAGCACGGATAGCGGTTATACGTCCATTTACTCGGCGTATGTCTCGTGGAGCAGCCCGACGACACCAGCACCGAAAGAGATTTATCCGCAACAGGCGTTCGACCAGTTGTTCGATGACGGGAGCCAGCGTCGCCGTGACAAGAGCGTGCTGGATCTGGTGATGAATGATGCGAACAGCTTGCGCACGAAGCTAAGCCGTCGTGATACGAACAAGCTGGATGAGTATCTGACGTCGGTTCGAGAATTGGAGCAGCGCATCGAGCGTGCGGAGGAGTTCAGCAAGAAGGAGAACAACGGGCAGGGCTGGCAGCCATCGGTGAAGGCTCCGACTTTTGCGCGGCCCAATGCAGGCATTCCAGCCCGTGCGGATGAGCATCTGAAGCTCATGCTGGACATTCTTGTGCTGGCATTCCAAATGGATCGCACGCGCGTGGCCACGCTGATGCTGAACAACGATCTTTCGCAGATGAACTTGAGCTTCCTTGGCGGCATCAAAGGCGGTCTTCATGAGCTGTCGCATCACTCGAATGACGCGGAGCGTCTGGCGATGTATCAAAAGGCGAATCAGTATCACATCCAGCTCTGGTCCGAGGCGTTGCAGAAGATGCAGCAGACGAATGAGGGTGAGCGCACGTTGCTGGATAACAGCATGGTGATGTTCTGCTCGAGTCTGTTCGACGGTAATGCGCATGACTCGAATCAATTGCCGATCGTGATGGCGGGTGGTGGTGGCGGGACGATCCGGGGTGGACGTTTACTGGATTTCACGGGGCAGGAGAATCGCAAGCTGTGCCGTCTGCATATGGCGGTGATGGACCGCATGGGAGTGAACATGGATCGCTTTGGTGATGCGGAGACGGCGTTGACAGATTTGGGGTGA
- a CDS encoding PSD1 and planctomycete cytochrome C domain-containing protein translates to MTTLLPKRLSLLLTLVAAHLAGNTFAAAPAKIDYQRDVRPILSGTCFKCHGPDEGTRKGGLRLDLRDEALKPAKSGERAIVPGKIKESELITRVLTTDEDDVMPPPSAKHPLTDAQKEILKQWVAQGAEYQPHWSFIAPKQSPLPRVKDRKWSRNPIDNFILARLEQEKLKPSKEADRYTLIRRVYLDLIGLPPSPEQVDAFVKDKSPKAYEKVVDELLASPHYGERWARRWLDLARYADTNGYEKDRPRSIWPYRDWVINALNADMPFDEFTIEQIAGDMLPNATMDQLVATGFHRNTMLNEEGGIDPLEFRFYATVDRIATTGTTWLGLTIGCAQCHTHKYDPITHTEYYQMMSFLNNANEPDQDLPDTKIDQQRKDHAAKLATMVSGLAEKFPITNKAASDDRPAAIIREELIEKGFAEWLKVERNRTVGWQVLKPATLKANLALLTLQEDNSIFATGDQSKADTYELTYKLPKGTTALRLEAIPDKRLPAHGPGATFYEGPKGDFFLSEFTATANGQPLKFSDATHSFGKPGIGRGTATAKNCIDGDQQSGWSVNGGQGERHIAVFNFEKPLEADSEVKIAMLFEKHYAAPLGRFRLSATTASTKAEARDFAENIDSLLLKSDDALTKENRTALRQLYLLNAPELAAHRTEIDKLRRSEPDFPTTLVMRERPATNPRATFRYHRGEFLQPKEPVTPGVISVLHKLPADQKRDRLTFARWLVSTENPLVGRVTVNRHWAAFFGRGLVRTTEDFGLQGELPTHPALLDWLAVEFEKQGWSMKKLHRLIVTSATYRQDSTVTPQLLAKDAENKLLAHGPRVRLEAEQIRDSVLKVSGLLSSKLGGPSVYPPQPASVTSEGTYGKLSWTTSTGEDRYRRGLYTFTKRTAPYAMFNTFDAPSGEACVARRDVSNTPLQALTLLNDTVFLEAAQALGRDWAKETGSVETKLQKLFQRCLTRSATSEEITRLKNFYDTQRARLEAKELNATELSGNKDGTVEQAAWTIVARALINLDEMVTKQ, encoded by the coding sequence GTGACCACGCTGTTGCCGAAAAGACTTAGCCTTTTGCTGACACTCGTTGCTGCCCATCTGGCAGGCAACACCTTCGCCGCTGCCCCAGCCAAGATCGATTATCAGCGCGATGTCCGGCCCATTCTCTCAGGCACTTGCTTCAAATGCCACGGCCCTGATGAAGGCACCCGCAAAGGCGGCCTGCGTCTCGACCTCCGCGATGAAGCCCTGAAACCCGCCAAGTCCGGTGAACGCGCCATCGTCCCTGGCAAGATCAAGGAAAGCGAACTCATCACCCGCGTCCTCACCACCGATGAAGACGACGTGATGCCCCCACCCTCCGCCAAGCATCCGCTCACCGACGCACAGAAAGAGATACTCAAACAATGGGTCGCTCAAGGTGCCGAATACCAACCACACTGGTCTTTCATCGCCCCCAAGCAATCTCCATTACCTCGCGTCAAAGACCGCAAATGGTCCCGCAACCCTATCGATAACTTCATCCTCGCCCGCCTCGAACAGGAAAAGCTGAAGCCATCTAAGGAAGCCGACCGCTACACACTCATCCGCCGCGTTTACCTCGATCTCATCGGTCTCCCACCCTCGCCGGAGCAAGTCGATGCGTTCGTAAAAGATAAATCTCCGAAAGCCTACGAGAAGGTCGTCGATGAACTTCTCGCCTCACCTCACTACGGCGAACGCTGGGCGCGTCGCTGGCTCGACCTCGCTCGCTACGCCGATACGAACGGCTACGAGAAAGATCGCCCCCGCTCCATCTGGCCATACCGCGATTGGGTCATCAACGCCCTCAATGCCGACATGCCTTTCGATGAATTCACCATCGAGCAGATCGCTGGCGACATGCTCCCGAATGCTACCATGGATCAACTCGTCGCCACCGGTTTCCATCGTAACACCATGTTGAACGAGGAAGGCGGCATCGACCCTCTCGAGTTTCGCTTCTACGCCACTGTTGATCGCATCGCCACCACCGGCACCACGTGGCTCGGACTCACTATCGGTTGCGCCCAATGCCACACGCATAAATACGACCCCATCACGCACACTGAGTATTACCAGATGATGTCGTTCCTCAATAACGCGAACGAACCCGATCAAGACCTCCCCGACACCAAGATCGACCAGCAACGCAAAGACCACGCAGCCAAACTCGCCACGATGGTTTCCGGCCTCGCCGAGAAATTCCCTATCACCAACAAAGCCGCCTCCGATGACCGCCCTGCCGCCATTATCCGCGAAGAACTCATCGAGAAAGGCTTCGCTGAATGGCTCAAAGTCGAACGCAACCGCACTGTTGGTTGGCAGGTGCTGAAACCTGCCACGTTAAAAGCCAATCTCGCCCTGCTCACCTTGCAGGAAGACAACTCCATCTTCGCCACCGGCGACCAATCTAAAGCCGACACTTATGAACTCACCTATAAGCTTCCCAAAGGCACCACCGCACTCCGTCTCGAAGCTATCCCAGATAAACGCCTCCCCGCTCACGGCCCCGGCGCGACCTTCTACGAAGGTCCGAAAGGCGATTTCTTCCTCAGCGAATTCACCGCCACGGCGAACGGCCAACCGCTGAAGTTCAGCGATGCCACCCACAGCTTCGGCAAACCCGGCATCGGTCGCGGCACCGCCACAGCGAAGAACTGCATCGATGGCGATCAACAATCCGGCTGGTCCGTAAATGGTGGCCAAGGCGAACGCCACATCGCCGTCTTCAATTTCGAAAAGCCGCTCGAAGCCGATAGCGAGGTGAAGATCGCCATGCTCTTCGAGAAACACTACGCCGCCCCGCTCGGCCGCTTCCGCCTCTCCGCAACGACTGCGTCCACGAAAGCTGAAGCCCGCGACTTCGCCGAAAACATTGACTCACTTCTGCTCAAATCCGATGACGCACTCACCAAAGAAAATCGCACCGCTTTGCGCCAACTCTATCTCTTGAACGCCCCCGAACTCGCCGCGCATCGCACCGAGATCGACAAGCTCCGCCGCTCCGAACCCGATTTCCCGACAACACTCGTCATGCGCGAACGTCCCGCGACCAATCCACGCGCCACCTTCCGCTACCATCGCGGCGAATTCCTACAACCCAAGGAACCCGTCACACCCGGCGTCATCAGCGTATTGCATAAGCTACCCGCTGATCAAAAACGCGATCGTCTCACCTTCGCTCGCTGGCTCGTCTCCACGGAAAACCCCCTCGTCGGTCGCGTGACCGTGAATCGCCACTGGGCCGCGTTCTTCGGTCGCGGTCTCGTCCGCACCACCGAGGACTTCGGCCTCCAAGGCGAACTCCCCACGCACCCTGCCCTGCTCGATTGGCTCGCCGTGGAATTCGAAAAACAAGGCTGGTCCATGAAAAAGCTCCACCGCCTCATCGTCACCAGCGCAACGTATCGCCAAGACTCCACCGTCACACCACAACTTCTCGCGAAGGACGCCGAAAACAAACTGCTCGCCCACGGCCCACGCGTGCGCCTTGAGGCCGAGCAGATCCGAGACTCCGTGCTGAAAGTCTCCGGCCTGCTTTCATCGAAGCTCGGCGGCCCCAGCGTCTACCCGCCGCAGCCCGCCAGCGTCACCTCGGAAGGTACCTACGGCAAACTCTCCTGGACCACCAGCACCGGTGAAGACCGGTATCGTCGCGGCCTCTACACCTTCACGAAACGCACCGCGCCCTACGCCATGTTCAACACCTTCGACGCTCCCAGCGGCGAAGCATGTGTCGCCCGTCGCGATGTCTCCAACACTCCGCTCCAAGCGCTCACGCTCCTGAACGACACCGTCTTCCTCGAAGCCGCCCAAGCCCTCGGCCGCGATTGGGCCAAGGAAACTGGCAGCGTTGAAACCAAGCTCCAAAAACTCTTCCAACGCTGCCTCACTCGTTCCGCCACCAGCGAAGAGATCACTCGTTTGAAAAACTTCTACGATACCCAACGCGCCCGACTCGAAGCCAAAGAACTGAACGCCACCGAACTCAGCGGCAACAAAGACGGCACCGTGGAACAAGCCGCATGGACGATCGTAGCCCGCGCCCTGATAAACTTGGATGAAATGGTGACGAAACAGTGA
- a CDS encoding DUF1501 domain-containing protein: MNCQSYLQQREHPDLVSRRWFFKECGVGLGKLALAGLLTNSFTRNALAQQATNPLAPKLPHFKPKAKRVIHLFMAGAPSQLDLFDYKPKLVQYEGKPIPPEVIGGQRYAFIRPDAAVMAPRFKFAKHGQSGAEISEALPHLGQIVDDICMVKSVHTDQFNHAPAQIFLNTGFSQPGRPSLGSWVTYGLGSESQDLPAYVVMSTGSGISGGSANWSSGFLPTVYTGVRFRNEGDPILNVSSPKGVDAKLQRDSLDLVAEMNRQRLGTAGDPEIATRMASYEMAYRLQSSAPELMNLKGESKATLESYGCDPDKPSFARACLLARRMIERGVRFVNIYHEGWDAHSDVVGNHKKNCEATDQASAALVKDLKERGLLDDTLVIWGGEFGRTPMVETNASLGRSMGRDHHPQAYTMWLAGGGVKSGLTYGATDELGFHVVDKPVHTHDLQATILHLLGFDHERLTFTHQGRQFRLTDVHGHVVKDLLA, from the coding sequence ATGAACTGCCAATCTTATCTGCAACAGCGCGAACATCCCGACCTCGTCTCGCGCCGCTGGTTCTTCAAGGAATGCGGCGTCGGCCTCGGCAAGCTCGCCCTCGCCGGTCTGCTCACGAATTCCTTCACGCGCAACGCCCTCGCGCAGCAAGCTACCAACCCGCTCGCGCCCAAGCTTCCGCATTTCAAACCCAAGGCCAAACGCGTCATCCACCTCTTCATGGCCGGGGCCCCCAGCCAGCTCGACCTCTTCGATTACAAGCCCAAGCTCGTGCAGTATGAAGGCAAGCCCATCCCGCCCGAAGTCATCGGTGGCCAACGCTACGCCTTCATCCGCCCTGATGCTGCCGTGATGGCCCCACGCTTCAAATTCGCCAAGCACGGCCAGAGCGGCGCTGAAATCTCAGAAGCATTACCGCATCTCGGCCAGATCGTGGACGACATCTGCATGGTGAAGTCCGTGCACACGGATCAGTTCAATCACGCCCCCGCGCAGATTTTCCTGAACACCGGTTTCTCGCAACCCGGTCGCCCCAGCCTCGGTTCTTGGGTCACCTATGGACTTGGTTCCGAGAGCCAGGACTTGCCCGCTTATGTCGTCATGTCCACCGGCAGCGGCATCAGCGGCGGCTCGGCGAATTGGTCCAGCGGCTTCCTCCCCACCGTTTACACCGGTGTACGTTTCCGCAATGAGGGCGACCCCATCCTGAACGTTTCCAGCCCGAAAGGTGTGGACGCCAAATTACAGCGCGATTCCCTCGACCTCGTCGCTGAGATGAACCGCCAACGCCTCGGCACTGCGGGCGATCCCGAGATCGCCACCCGCATGGCTTCCTATGAGATGGCCTATCGCCTCCAATCCTCCGCACCCGAGTTGATGAATCTGAAAGGCGAGAGCAAAGCCACGTTGGAAAGCTACGGTTGCGATCCAGACAAACCCTCCTTCGCCCGCGCCTGTCTCCTCGCCCGCCGCATGATCGAACGCGGCGTCCGTTTCGTGAACATCTATCACGAAGGCTGGGACGCCCATAGCGATGTCGTGGGTAATCACAAAAAGAATTGCGAAGCCACCGACCAAGCCTCTGCCGCGCTCGTGAAAGACCTGAAAGAACGCGGCCTTCTAGACGACACCCTCGTCATCTGGGGCGGTGAATTCGGTCGCACCCCCATGGTGGAGACGAACGCCTCCCTCGGTCGCAGCATGGGCCGCGATCACCATCCGCAGGCCTACACGATGTGGCTCGCCGGTGGCGGCGTGAAGTCCGGTCTCACCTACGGAGCCACTGACGAACTCGGCTTCCATGTTGTGGACAAACCCGTCCACACGCACGATCTGCAGGCCACCATCTTGCACTTGCTCGGCTTCGATCACGAACGCCTCACCTTCACGCATCAAGGACGCCAGTTCCGTCTCACCGATGTCCACGGCCACGTCGTGAAGGATTTGCTCGCATAA
- a CDS encoding PVC-type heme-binding CxxCH protein, protein MNPGRYAFVLMGWLALVAGGVGISVSAAETSANRFTYLDESEPFYVHREFPKLITPQWVGEDGVEAVITLGIDDMREPEKYEAFLRPILQKLKEIDGRAPVSILTVNVTPTHPLLQSWLKEGLSIEVHTLTHPCPLLNGGKFETATNAVHGGTDLLSQILGNKPVAYRMPCCDSMNTPSPRFYAEIFNRTSADGRFLQIDTSVMNFPTVKDASLPKELVEMPDGSSRFYRYKVELPVRQGQKSLKSFSTTIEDYPYPYVIGKLCWEFPPTVPSDWEAFNLRGANQDETLADMKAAMDIAVRKQGTYNLVFHPHGWIRNTQIVELIDYAHKTYGKKVKFLTFKECLERLNKNLLMDQPLRAANGQDNGVRLLDLNNDGYQDVVIANDDFITSRIWDKESKVWVNTGFFTPLVTKDRKGNSVETGVRFGIVGKPNRVVGFVRSETETKVYTFGEDSWVSEPALLTGLQVEGEAVFTKAKGVDRGVRFRDVDKDGSCELIVGNATQNAVFSWNEGKKTWERRDFNLPRETSIVDAQGKDNGLRFVDINEDGFEDVIFSNAERYSLNLYVTNPVPRLGWLSGWSYQSRAGKRGEAGEIPMIVRGGEFRNNGAWFHSGHMWIQNEDTSQLPDVVDRRSYQQLLAWETPPPKSPEEALKTFQTLPGFKIELVASEPLVRDPVAFEWSEDGKLWVVEMNDYPLGMDGKGAPGGHVKYLEDTNGDGRYDKATVFLDKLPFPTGVMPWRKGVLVIAAPDLFYAEDTDGDGKADVRKVLFTGFKEGNQQHRVNGFAMGLDNWIYGANGDSGGQIKSEITGKVVDINRRDFRFKPDTGEFETQAGQTQYGRVRDDWGNWFGNNNPNWLWHYHIPEQYLGRNPLVTVRETRNYLANYNDSKRVYPISKPMTRVNQPQSMNYVTSGNSPSPYRDDLFGPDFATSVFASEPVHNVVHREVLTPSGVSFTSQRAKGEEQKEFLASTDHWFRPTMIKTGPDGAVYVADFYRFVLEHPEWISPEAQKALDLRAGEDKGRIYRVYPENAKLRVVPRLDKLNTAELVAAMDSSNGWQRDTVQRLLVQRQDKEAVELLKKIMMENKSAKVRLQALGTLEGLGAVDLAMLKAGWKDQHEMVREYAVKLAEGRAGDVSASGLSELGALVKDDSVRVRYQLAFALGEMENSGVVLAELVKRDFENNSMRIALMSSLPKHVETVAGVFLKQSPSNEPVLRAVFATAAVNHDATALNKMLKESGNVRGPTTMGIVAGTLEGLRQRKVSWAQFQLTIAEKEVMDLFARAFVSARQLAVKRDASETERLVALELCGQDAGAAEAESKLLSGLLVPQESQAIQKAALLAMRRINGSAGAETLVTSWSSLSPALRGLAFEAFVGRRDWLGTFLDGVQAGKIPMAQITPAQRQQLLNFPALEVKHRAEQLFKPTNQDRQALVKKYLAADRLVGRGDKGKQLFEQNCAACHRLAGLGQEIGPDLGMVGGKATDALLTSILDPNQVMEERYTAYTAEMTDGEEVNGVVVAETPAAITIKTAAGTEVVVSRSRLKGLRSSGLSLMPEGLEAVMDIQAMADLLAFLRKPQ, encoded by the coding sequence ATGAACCCAGGTAGATATGCTTTTGTTTTGATGGGGTGGCTGGCTTTGGTGGCTGGCGGGGTGGGGATTTCGGTTTCGGCGGCGGAGACGTCGGCGAACCGGTTCACGTATCTGGATGAGTCGGAGCCGTTTTATGTGCATCGCGAGTTTCCGAAGCTGATCACGCCGCAATGGGTGGGTGAGGATGGCGTTGAGGCGGTGATCACGCTGGGCATCGATGATATGCGGGAGCCGGAGAAGTATGAGGCGTTTTTGCGTCCGATCTTGCAGAAGTTAAAGGAGATCGATGGGCGGGCACCGGTGAGCATTCTCACGGTGAATGTGACGCCGACGCATCCGTTATTGCAGTCGTGGTTGAAGGAGGGGTTGTCCATCGAGGTGCATACGCTCACGCATCCTTGTCCGTTGTTGAATGGCGGGAAGTTTGAGACAGCGACGAATGCGGTGCATGGGGGGACGGACCTGCTTTCGCAGATATTGGGGAACAAGCCGGTGGCGTATCGCATGCCGTGCTGTGATTCGATGAACACGCCGAGTCCGCGCTTCTATGCGGAGATATTCAATCGCACGAGCGCGGATGGACGTTTCTTGCAGATCGATACATCGGTGATGAATTTCCCGACGGTGAAAGATGCATCGTTACCTAAGGAGTTGGTGGAGATGCCGGATGGTTCATCACGATTCTATCGCTACAAGGTGGAGCTACCGGTGCGGCAAGGGCAGAAGAGTCTGAAATCTTTTTCGACGACGATTGAGGATTATCCGTATCCGTATGTGATCGGGAAATTGTGTTGGGAGTTTCCACCGACGGTGCCGAGTGATTGGGAGGCGTTCAATCTGCGAGGAGCGAACCAGGACGAGACGCTGGCGGATATGAAAGCGGCGATGGACATCGCGGTGCGCAAGCAAGGGACGTATAACTTGGTGTTTCATCCGCATGGGTGGATACGGAATACGCAGATTGTTGAATTGATCGATTACGCGCATAAGACGTACGGGAAGAAGGTGAAGTTCCTGACGTTCAAGGAGTGCCTAGAGCGATTGAACAAGAATCTGCTGATGGATCAACCGCTGCGCGCAGCAAACGGGCAGGACAACGGCGTGCGGTTGCTCGATTTGAATAATGACGGGTATCAGGATGTGGTCATCGCGAATGACGATTTCATCACATCGCGCATATGGGACAAGGAGAGCAAGGTGTGGGTGAATACAGGATTCTTCACGCCGTTGGTAACAAAGGATCGCAAAGGGAATTCAGTGGAAACGGGTGTGCGGTTTGGCATTGTGGGTAAGCCAAACAGGGTGGTGGGTTTTGTGCGGAGTGAAACTGAGACGAAGGTTTACACTTTTGGGGAGGATTCTTGGGTGAGTGAACCGGCGTTGCTGACGGGCTTGCAAGTGGAAGGGGAAGCGGTGTTCACGAAAGCGAAGGGCGTGGATCGCGGTGTGCGATTCCGTGATGTGGATAAGGACGGGAGCTGTGAATTGATCGTGGGGAATGCGACCCAGAATGCAGTGTTTTCCTGGAACGAAGGCAAAAAGACTTGGGAGCGCCGGGATTTTAATCTGCCGCGGGAGACATCCATTGTGGATGCGCAGGGGAAGGACAATGGGTTGCGGTTCGTGGATATCAATGAGGATGGGTTTGAGGATGTGATCTTTTCCAATGCGGAGCGGTATTCGCTGAATCTTTATGTGACGAATCCAGTGCCGAGGTTGGGATGGCTCTCGGGGTGGTCGTATCAATCGCGTGCGGGTAAGCGCGGTGAAGCAGGTGAGATACCGATGATCGTGCGCGGTGGTGAGTTCAGGAATAACGGCGCTTGGTTTCATTCGGGTCACATGTGGATACAAAATGAGGATACGTCGCAGTTGCCGGATGTGGTGGATCGGCGGTCGTATCAGCAACTGCTGGCTTGGGAAACGCCGCCGCCGAAATCGCCAGAGGAAGCATTGAAGACGTTCCAGACGTTACCGGGATTTAAGATAGAGCTGGTGGCGAGCGAGCCGTTGGTGCGTGATCCGGTGGCGTTTGAGTGGAGTGAAGATGGCAAACTGTGGGTGGTGGAGATGAATGATTATCCTCTGGGCATGGATGGGAAAGGTGCGCCGGGCGGGCATGTGAAATATTTGGAGGATACGAATGGTGATGGACGCTATGACAAGGCGACGGTGTTCCTCGATAAGCTGCCGTTTCCTACGGGCGTGATGCCTTGGCGGAAAGGTGTATTGGTGATTGCAGCGCCGGATTTGTTTTATGCAGAGGATACGGATGGCGATGGCAAAGCGGATGTGCGCAAGGTGCTGTTCACGGGTTTCAAGGAAGGGAACCAGCAGCATCGCGTGAACGGGTTTGCGATGGGTTTGGATAATTGGATCTATGGCGCGAACGGCGATAGCGGTGGACAGATCAAATCAGAGATAACGGGCAAGGTGGTGGATATCAACCGGCGCGATTTCCGGTTCAAGCCGGACACTGGGGAATTCGAGACGCAGGCGGGGCAGACTCAGTATGGACGAGTGCGGGATGATTGGGGCAATTGGTTCGGGAACAATAATCCGAACTGGCTGTGGCATTATCATATCCCGGAGCAGTATCTGGGGCGCAATCCGTTGGTGACTGTGCGAGAGACGCGGAATTACCTGGCAAATTACAATGACTCGAAGCGGGTGTATCCGATCAGCAAGCCGATGACGCGCGTGAATCAGCCGCAGTCGATGAACTATGTGACCTCGGGCAATAGTCCATCGCCATATCGCGATGACCTGTTCGGACCGGACTTCGCGACGAGTGTGTTCGCGAGTGAGCCGGTGCATAACGTGGTGCATCGCGAAGTGCTGACGCCGAGCGGAGTGAGCTTCACGAGCCAGCGGGCGAAAGGTGAAGAGCAGAAGGAGTTTCTGGCGTCTACAGATCATTGGTTCCGCCCGACGATGATCAAGACGGGGCCAGATGGAGCGGTGTATGTGGCGGATTTTTACCGGTTCGTGCTGGAGCATCCGGAGTGGATCTCACCAGAGGCGCAGAAGGCATTGGACTTACGCGCGGGTGAGGACAAGGGACGCATCTATCGCGTGTATCCGGAGAATGCGAAGCTGCGGGTGGTACCGCGATTGGACAAATTGAACACGGCGGAATTGGTCGCAGCGATGGACAGTTCGAATGGGTGGCAGCGGGATACGGTGCAGCGGTTGTTGGTGCAGAGGCAGGATAAGGAAGCGGTGGAGTTGCTGAAGAAAATAATGATGGAGAATAAGTCGGCGAAGGTGCGGTTGCAGGCGTTGGGGACGTTAGAGGGATTGGGCGCGGTGGATTTGGCGATGCTAAAGGCCGGATGGAAAGATCAGCACGAGATGGTGCGGGAGTATGCGGTGAAGCTGGCTGAGGGCAGGGCGGGGGATGTGAGTGCGAGTGGATTATCAGAGCTGGGTGCGTTGGTGAAGGATGATTCGGTGCGGGTGAGGTATCAGTTGGCGTTTGCGTTGGGGGAAATGGAAAATAGTGGAGTGGTGCTGGCTGAGCTGGTTAAGCGCGATTTTGAGAATAATTCCATGCGCATCGCACTGATGTCGTCATTACCTAAGCATGTGGAAACTGTAGCGGGAGTGTTTTTGAAGCAATCGCCGTCTAATGAACCAGTTTTGCGAGCAGTTTTTGCAACAGCGGCGGTGAATCACGATGCGACAGCATTGAATAAAATGTTAAAGGAATCGGGAAATGTTCGAGGCCCCACAACGATGGGTATTGTGGCGGGAACATTGGAAGGATTGCGCCAGCGCAAAGTCTCTTGGGCCCAATTTCAACTAACTATCGCTGAAAAGGAAGTGATGGACTTGTTTGCACGGGCGTTTGTCTCGGCGAGGCAGTTGGCGGTGAAGCGAGATGCCAGTGAGACGGAGCGATTGGTGGCGTTAGAACTTTGCGGGCAAGATGCGGGTGCGGCGGAAGCGGAAAGTAAATTACTGAGCGGCCTGTTGGTGCCACAGGAATCGCAAGCGATCCAAAAGGCGGCTTTGCTGGCGATGCGGCGCATCAATGGCTCGGCTGGTGCGGAGACGTTGGTGACGTCGTGGTCGTCGCTAAGTCCGGCGTTGCGTGGATTGGCGTTTGAGGCGTTCGTGGGACGGCGTGATTGGTTGGGGACGTTTCTGGATGGTGTGCAGGCGGGAAAGATTCCCATGGCTCAGATCACTCCGGCGCAGAGGCAGCAGTTGCTGAACTTCCCAGCGTTGGAGGTGAAGCATCGGGCTGAGCAGTTGTTCAAGCCAACCAATCAGGACCGGCAAGCGCTGGTGAAGAAATACTTGGCGGCGGATCGGTTAGTAGGGCGAGGCGACAAGGGGAAGCAGCTTTTTGAGCAGAATTGCGCCGCGTGTCATCGGTTGGCAGGCTTGGGGCAGGAAATCGGGCCGGATTTGGGAATGGTGGGAGGCAAGGCGACAGATGCCTTACTGACGTCCATATTAGACCCGAATCAGGTGATGGAAGAACGTTACACGGCTTACACGGCGGAAATGACGGATGGGGAGGAAGTGAACGGGGTGGTGGTCGCGGAGACCCCAGCGGCCATAACAATCAAGACGGCGGCTGGCACTGAAGTGGTGGTAAGCCGTTCCCGTTTGAAGGGTTTACGCAGTTCAGGACTGTCTCTGATGCCGGAAGGATTAGAGGCGGTGATGGATATTCAGGCCATGGCGGATTTGCTCGCCTTTTTGAGGAAACCGCAATGA